The sequence CAGTTTATGGGTCGGTCCTTCAATTTCTCTTCAGCTACGAGTCCGTACCAATTccaaaaaacaattgaaagctATGTAGAAAAACGTAGTGGAATGACATTCGGTCCCCCGGGTGGAAAAAAAATGTTGGTATTTATTGATGACATAAATTTACCGCAAATTAATGAATGGGGCGATCAAATTACCAATGAAATAGTTAGACAAACTATGAGCATGGGAGGATTCTATAGTTTGGAGAAACCAGGCGATTTTACTACTATAGTAGATATTCAATTCTTAGGAGCTATGGGACAACCGGGTCTgtgacattttaataatatttttaatgttatctaatctttgttttttgttaattattttatgtgattAAACTGCAGGTGGCGGTAGAAACGATATACCATCGAGGTTAAAACGACAATTTGCCATATTTAACTGCCCTTTGCCAAATAACGAGTCAATAGATAAGATTTTCAAGGTGATTGGTGAAGGTCACTACAACGCCAAGCGTGGTTTTGCGATGGAAGTTCGGTCTTTGATTAAGAAAATTATTCCACTAACAAGAGAACTTTGGATGCGGACAAGACAAAATTTATTACCTACGCCAGCGAAATTTCACTATGTATTTTCTTTGAGAGACTTATCGAGAGTGTGGCAAGGTATGGTGGGTACGTTGCCGACAGTTATCGAATCTGAAAAATGTCTCATGTTACTGTGGAAACACGAATGCTCCCGAGTTTTCTCGGACAGATTTACGCATCAGTCAGACAAAGATTGGTTCAATAAGGCCTTGTACGGAGTTGCTGAAGAGATTCTGGGTATGGAATACCGAAAAATGATGGAACGAGAACCCGTTTTTGTTGATTTTATGAGGTGAttctttaaaacaatttatttaccgGCTGAATCATTATATAAAAGTTTCCATTAATTACTTTACAACTTACTTAGCTTTCATGTAATTTGTTTatactataaattataaatatatgcaatctttatttgatatttaaaaattcagtcATCAAAGGAATATTTTCTTGTAGAGATGCTCCAGAGCCAACCGGGGAAGAAGGTGAAGATGCAGATATGGAACTTCCGAAGGTTTACGAACCTGTTTTTGATTACAATGAACTAAGAGAACGACTTGAAATGTTCTTGTCGCAATTTAATGAAATGGTGCGAGGGTCTGGTATGGACTTGGTATTTTTTCCAGACGCTATGTTTCATCTAGTCAAAATATCTAGAGTTATAAGGCATCCCAGAGGAAACGTTATGCTCGTTGGAGTGGGAGGATCTGGTAAACAATCTTTGACTAAGTTATCAACATTCATTGCTGGATACAGATCCTTTCAAATTGCTTTAACCAGATCCTATAATGTTGGCAACTTTTTGGAAGATTTGAAACTACTCTACAGGTAAATTTgcgaaaaaaattatgatttcaaAATTCAATGAGAAAATGTTGTctaaaattcataatatttcAGATCATGTGGTGTTCAAGGCAAAGGAACAACATTTATCTTCACAGACTTAGATATCAAAGAAGAAGGTTTTctggaatatttaaataatattctttcatCTGGTgttatttctaatttatttaccaAAGATGAGCAACAAGAAATTATATCTGAACTTACTCCTATAATGAAGAGAGAAAATCAGAAACGATCACTCACCAACGAACTCGTTATGGAGTACTTCCTGAATAGAACCTGTCAGAATCTTCATGTTGTACTATGCTTTTCGCCAGTAAGTTAACTTTTGAATTGATAATATAAGAAACTAACTTTAATATGTGAagtgattataaaaaaatcacgttCTAAAGTTTCATCTCcatgattatttatttgtttagtaTAGAAAAATAAGTTTACCAGCGTTTGAAGTATATAATTCCTTAGGTAAGTTTTGTTTACTCTATTATCTTTAGGTGAGCGAAGCCTTCAGGTATCGCGCTCTGCGTTTTCCTGCATTAATATCTGGATGCACGATTGACTGGTTTCAACCTTGGCCGAAAGATGCCCTTGTTTCTGTAGCTGACCATTTTCTTGCTGAATTCGAAATAGAATGCACCAAAGAAGTCAAAAAGGAACTCGTTACAGTCTTGGGTACTATTCAAGATGTCGTCTCAAATGTGTCCGTAGAATACTTCCAAAGATTCCGCAGATCATCTCACGTCACTCCAAAATCGTACTTGAGCTTCATCGGTGGATACAAAACGATCTATCAAATGAAACAGAAAGAATTAGGTGACGGTGCCTTACGAATGGATACAGGTTTAGAAAAATTAAGGGAAGCATCGATTTCTGTGGAAGTTTTGAAAAAAGATTTAGCCGTGATGGAGCAAGATTTGGCTTTGGCGTCTGAAAAAGCAGATCGTGTTTTGACCGAAGTAACAGAAAGAGCTATGCAAGCGGAAATCGTTAAAAATCAAGTACAGATTGTTAAAGAAAAGGCTGAAGCTTTAGTGGCATATATCgctgaagaaaaagaaaaagccgAATTAAAATTAGAGGCAGCAAAACCAGCTCTAGAAGAAGCTGAAGCTGCATTGAACACCATTAAGCCAGCTCACATAGCTACAGTCAGGAAACTTGGTCGACCGCCACATTTGATCATGCGTATCATGGACtgcgttttaattttatttcaaaggcGATTGCATCCAGTTATATCTGACACTGCAGCACCTTGTCCGAAACCATCCTGGGCTGAATCTTTAAAGGTACGTTTGAGATAACAATGTACGCAATGTAAGATTTgtgattaaatgtttttttcttgtaattaaACAGATGATGGCGAGTACGACATTTTTGTTACAACTTCAAAACTATCCCAAGGATATTATAAATAATGAGATGGTTGAACATCTTGTACCATATTTCGAGATGGAAGATTACAATATGGATACAGCGAAACGAGTTTGCGGTGATGTTGCTGGCTTACTTTCTTGGACTAAAGCCATGGCTTTCTTTCATAGTGTTAATAAAGAAGTATTACCATTAAAAGCAAACCTCATGCTTCAAGAAGCAAGATTGAAGGTatgttgttaaattaaaaataaatcctaggttaattttattttgtatcttatttaagaatacaacaaaaaaaattgcttaatgTATATCATTATAGGTAGCTATGGATGATTTAGCATCAGCAGAAAGACAATTAGAAGAACGGGAGATGTCCCTAAGGAAGGTGAAAGAACAATATGAATCGGCCGTATCGGAGAAGCAACAACTGACAGATGCTGCTAACGTTTGTTTAAGAAAAATGACGGCTGCTACGGCACTTATAAATGGTCTCGGCGGTGAGAAAATTAGATGGACACAGCAGAGCAAAGATTTCAAAGAGCAATTGGGAAGATTAGTCGGAGATGTAGTTCTTGCAACGGGATTCTTATCTTACTGTGGACCATATAACCAGGAATTCAGGAATAGTCTTCTTAACACATGGATGGGAATACTGAAAAGCAAACAAATACCCGTCACGCATGATTTGAACATTACAAATATGTTAGTGGAAAATGCAACCATATCAGAATGGACGCTACAAGGACTTCCTAACGATGATTTATCGGTACAAAACGCTTTGATTGTCACTAAATCTAGTTCTTATCCTTTACTAGTAGATCCTCAAAGTCAAGGCAAAAATTGGATTAAAAACAAAGAAGGCTCAAATGAATTACAAATCACATCGTTGAATCATAAATATTTCAGGACTCATTTGGAAGATAGCCTATCACTCGGCAGACCTCTGCTCATAGAAGACGTTGGTGTGGAATTAGACCCAGTCATTGATAATGTTTTggaaaaaaactttataaagtCCGGTTCGATAGAAAAAGTCATTGTAGGTGACAAAGAATGTGATGTGATGCCTGGATTCATGCTGTACATTACAACAAAATTACCTAATCCAGCATACTCACCTGAAATAAGTGCTAAAACTTCAATCATCGACTTCACAGTTACAATGCAAGGCTTGGAAGACCAACTACTAGGAAGAGTTATTCTCATGGAAAAATCTGATCTTGAAGAAGAAAGGGTGGCTCTATTCGAATCTGTTATGAAGAACCAAAGAAGTATGAAAGAGCTAGAAAGCAATTTGCTTTGTCGTTTAACTTCTTCTGAAGGCTCCCTAGTCGATGATGAAGCTTTGATTCAAGTATTACAGATAACCAAAACAACAGCCGAAGAAGTAAACGAAAAGTTGAAAGTCGCTGAAGtaacagaaaagaaaataattaaagccAGAGAAGAATTTAGAGCAGTGGCCGCCCGTGGATCCATTCTTTACTTCTTAATTGTAGAAATGAGCAATGTCAATTTAATGTACCAAAATTCACTGAAACAATTTCTTACTATATTCGACAATTCTATCACCAAATCTACAAAGAGTAATGTTACAGAGGAACGTATcaatattatattgaaatatttgACTCATGAGGTTTGGGCATTCACATTACGTAGTTTATATGAGCGGCACAAGGCTTTGTTCACATTAATGTTGGCAATGAAGATTGATTACCAGCGTGAATTGATATCGCACGACGAATTTATGGCATTCATCAAAGGCGGAGCGTCTTTAGATTTGAACGCTGTTACTCCTAAGCCATTCAGGTGGATATTGGATATAACGTGGCTGAATTTGGTTGAAATTAGTAAACTGAAGACATTTTCGGACGTTCTCTCCAAGGTAACTTACAATGATATTGCTTATTTTTCTCAATTTATTGTTCAACTTGACTCGATTTCTATGCGCAGACTATATCGCTACCCAGAGATATCACATTATGAAAGCATTGCTCACCCTCAAACATAAAGTTCATGAAGTTTCTATTAAATTGATACAACGTCGACGACATTTAAAATTGAACCGCTTACAGATTTCGACAAATGAGAAAGAATGGAGAGTGTGGTACGAAAAAGCCAAGCCAGAGGAAGAAATAATTCCTAGTGGATACAACGACAGCCTTGATGTTTTCCGAAAACTCCTGCTCATTAGATCCTGGAGTCCAGATCGAACTTTATCGCAAGCTCGAAAATACATTGTGGGTCTGTAAACAGTCTTATCGTCATGACAACagatacaaaatacaaattaattcatttttttagaATTTGGAATGTTAATGTAAACTAAATCGTTATTTATATTGATATTGTTTAGATTCTTTGGGTCCGGAATATGGAGAAGGACGGATTTTAAACTTGGAGACAACATGGGAAGAATCAGAACCGAGGACGCCTTTGATTTGTATTCTTTCAATCGGCTCTGACCCCTCCACTCAAATTGCTTCACTAGCAAAATCGAAAGAAATAAGTAAGTAGTAACAATAAAATCTCATTAATTAATCAGGGATTTTTATTATGTCTTTTTTCGTTTCAGTTTTAAAAGCAGTATCGATGGGTCAAGGTCAAGAAATTGTTGCTAGAAAAATGATCTCGGATTCTATGAACGAAGGAGGATGGGTTCTGCTACAAAACATTCACTTATCATTGCCTTTCTGCGTCGAGGCCATGGATGCTCTGATTGAAACCGAACACATTCAAGAATCATTCAGATTATGGCTAACAACAGAAGTACATACAGAATTTCCAATTGGTCTGCTACAGATGGCCATTAAATTCACAAATGAACCGCCTCAAGGGATAAGAGCCAGTATGAAAAGAACATACCAGAATATAACTCAAGACACTTTAGACTACTCCTCCTTATCGCAGTGGCCACCGCTTTTATATGCTGTAGCATTTTTGCACACGATAGTACAGGAAAGAAGAAAATTTGGACCCTTAGGGTGGAACATTCCTTACGAATTCAACCAAGCAGACTACGCTGCAAGCGTTCAATTTATTCAGAACCATTTAGATGAAATCGACCCTAAGAAAGGGATATCATGGCCCACGATATGTTACATGCTCGGTGAGGTGCAGTACGGCGGGAGAGTGACAGACGATTTTGATAAACGTTTACTTACGACCTTCACAAACGTATGGTTTTGCGATGTTCTACTACGACCAGGTTTTGAATTCTACAAAGGCTACAAAGTCCCGCAAACAAGGAACTTACACGGATACGTCGATTATATAAATCAATTACCATTGACGGACACTCCGGAAGTATTCGGCTTACACGGCAACGCTGATATTACTTATCAAATCAATAGCGCTAAAGATATTCTCGATACAATATTGAACGTCCAACCAAAAGAAGGAGGCAGTCAGGGTGGTGAAACCAGGGAAAGTATTGTGTACCGTTTGGCTGAAGACATGCTTGAGAAATTACCAAAACAGTATGTGTCATTCGAAGTGCGCGaatcattacaaaaaatggGCGCGTTTCTTCcgatgaatatttttttgaggtgagtttaaaaaagtttttaatactTATACACATTATCAGTTCGTTTACAACACAATTAAACGCGCATGATGTTTTAGACAGGAGATCGATAGAATTCAACGCGTCATCAAGACTGTTCACTCGACACTCTGTGACTTGAAGCTAGCCATAGACGGCACCATAATCATGAGTCAAGGGTTACGTGAGTCCCTTGACGCGATGTACGATGCGAGGATCCCTCAAAATTGGTTAAAGGTTAGAAACACAAACGCTTCAgagaaattcgaccataatcatgAATACTTAAAGATTTAGATTGAATTCAggattaattacatttatgctgTTGTTTCGTTTTCAAGAAAAttatttccaaaatattttactGATAATAGTGAAGCTCGTCGATAGCTACTAAacaaattcatatttatatattgaaacTGTTTGAGGACTTGAACAAATACAGATAATTTGGTTTTTGATCAGAAAGTACGCCttcgtaaatatttaattactccATGCTTAgctgtatggacgagctcacagccatcctggtgttaagtggttactggagcccatagacatttacaacgcaaatgcgccacccaccttgagatataagttcgataAGAATATaagttcaagtatagttacaacagctgccctacccttcaaaccgaaacgcattactgcttcacggcagaaataggcggggtggtggtacccacccgcgcggattcacaagaggtaccaccagtagttacgcaaattataatttttacgggtttgattttattacacgatgccaTTCCTGCAcagtggaagttaatcgtgaacttttgttaagtacgtatttcattagaaaaatttgtaccgcctgcgggattggaacatcgttgcatcgctacatacgaatgcaccgaacgtcttatcctttaggccacgacgattaaCCCCCGATTATTTCGTTGCTATATTCAGTTCATCTATTTCCCTATTTAACTAATACCTAGTCAGTGTTATTTTAAGCATCGGTAGTAGGGTATTGATATcaacttttataaatatagactaCGCTACCACTGTCGCTCTATATCACGTGTATTTCGATTAGGCTATTTTATTAGAGCGACTAACTACTCTTTGTCTTCCAAGCGACTCCTTTGTTAAGGTTTCATGGGAATCTGCTACTCTTGGTTTCTGGTATACGGAGCTGTTGGAACGGGAACAACAATACCGCATTTGGCTGAAGAATGGACGACCAAACGCTTTCTGGATGACCGGCTTCTTTAACCCTCAAGGCTTCCTCACCGCTATGAGACAGGTAATtgtcatttaataataatacttttccTCAAAAAGTAAATCTAGTCTACGTCTAGCCTAATTTcaaacagaaaattattttcaaatctttCAATAATTCTCTCAGCATATTTACACTACCCACCTTTTatactagtaaataatattttaatttttaaacttataCCTCTTATTATTAGAACTAGTGGCCGccaagtagtcgaaattcgactataattattgatttaaataataagtttgaacattgttAAGGTTCTCTTGTCAAGGACTATACTTTtatgatcacagatttcgccaaggctactacTACAAGGCTATAGGTAACTATAAtctatttgaccacagactttaacgataaacaaaagaggatataagcgtgtgtgtgtcaaatatatggtagtgtgttattttttttttattgatttactgtatttttttgtcataataaaagaaatataaacatctgcactcctctatattatCTCTTTAAGCGCGTgaaaggagactgaaacgattacatacatttttgggcccgaatgtaacgtgatgaaactaatatgaattaatagattcagatttatcagtaccttgctgaaaattataaaagttttctcaatctgagagccgagttaataaatatttagtacaagttaggttatgttacaatctctttaaaagagctgaataataacttatttaagcataagtaaatgtttattatatccattggataatcttttaaatgtcatattatgaatgaatatcaatgatatatatcaggtatggaatatggaattgctatcccacaattcacacagcgatccataatttcaacagtatccaatgcaacaatttcaagtcaaacgtgtgagcgatcttcggtgtccagtgtagaagcaattgtcgtacaaggctggcagagttggaatccgtaataataaagcaatgatcgttgaaaatataaaaacagcccgatagatacacactcaaaatgcgtcgaagatacaaaacgagtagagcagaaaaaaccaacaagcgccaaaaaataattatataatctatgaacaaacgtcatgtcagcttactgtcaaagctgtcatcaaaaatacaatcgattttaatcgatttgaaatcgataatcatattactttgttaagtaataatagactttttcttcatttatgtatataatcgcaattaaatccggcgtataccgcacttgtatacaacaagtataaattgctcatttaattactttgcattaattacctagtgcaatgtttttctttttataatcctgtaatcgattaattaaatcgatcacaccgttataccgacaaaaactaactttctcatttttctccggtcccagaaagaggattgaggtgattttttatattcttatataaaaaaatatgaaaaattttttagactacattccaagttattacatttttggcccacgattttccgtctcctttcatactcctgcgttcgcgcatttttcgtaaaaggggtacaaagcttttgcttcacgtattaatatctaGATAACGTCTTATTATAAGAATTATTAGAGTAGCGTACTGTCATAACGTGGGTAAGCCTCCCGTAAGGTGCACCTACGAGTTGTGGAAGGTCTCTGGAACTCGCTAAATGCGGACAGCGCAAGATCGGTCGATATAGCGAGCCTTGGTGGTATACTAAATCCACCAATAGATGTATGTTGGCTGATAATAGAAGTAGGTATATTGCCATAAGTGAATGATCTCAAATACGCTTTCCCAGGAAGTAACACGAAGCCACAAAGGTTGGGCTTTAGACTCTGTCGTGCTTCAGAACCACATAaccaaattaaataaagaaGATGTGCATGAAGGGCCAGCAGAAGGCGTCTACGTCTACGGTCTGTTTCTAGAAGGTAAATGTTGAAACTTTATTGTAATATAACAACATACAAGTACATACCTactataaaatgaaaacgtAATTATTCGGAGAAGTATCAAAATCAAACTACCTATATaataaactagccgtactcgcccgcttaaaattaacattattatttattgtcattattattagagagtccaacactcatataaatattagactatccattaactacatatatt is a genomic window of Bombyx mori chromosome 1, ASM3026992v2 containing:
- the LOC101738460 gene encoding dynein axonemal heavy chain 5 gives rise to the protein MKEKDIEAKLRQVTNEWSVHELTFQTFNNRGELLLRGDTTAETIGQLEDSLMILGSLLSNRYNAPFRKQIQQWLYDLQSTNEILERWLLVQNMWVYLEAVFVGGDIAKQLPKEAKRFSKIDKSWQKIMQRAHETPGVVSCCVGDDLLRQLLPHLQEQLELCQKSLSGYLERKRTMFPRFFFVSDPALLEILGQASDSHTIQNHLLSIFDNIRYVKFHDIEYNKMIAIISSEGEEIKLERPVRAEGSVETWLTSLLQSAQSSLHSIIRNAVSLINDPAFNLLLFLDKMPAQIGLLGIQIIWTRDAEAALMQARQDKKIMSDTNNKFLELLNTLIDQTTRDLLKIERIKFETLITIHVHQRDIFDMLCRLNVRSANDFEWLKQCRFYFKEDTDKTWISVTDVTFTYQNEYLGCTERLVITPLTDRCYITLAQALAMSMGGAPCGPAGTGKTETVKDMGKTLAKYVVVFNCSDQMDYRGLGRIYKGLAQSGSWGCFDEFNRIELPVLSVAAQQVAVVLAAKKEKKKSFIFTDGDTSDMCPEFGIFITMNPGYAGRKELPENLKIQFRTVAMMVPDRQIIIRVKLASCGFLENITLARKFYTLYKLCEEQLTKQVHYDFGLRNILSVLRTLGAVKRVNSKDNESTIVMRVLRDMNLSKLIDEDEPLFISLVADLFPNQMLEKTTYIELEEAIKKQVDLSGLINHPPWILKIIQLYETQRVRHGIMTLGPPGAGKTTCIHTLMSALSEIENPHREMRMNPKAITAAQMFGRLDVATNDWTDGIFSALWRKTLKIKTGENIWLVLDGPVDSIWIENLNSVLDDNKTLTLANGDRLTMSPTSKVLFEPENIDNASPATVSRNGMVYMSSSGLDWDPVFRAWLMTRSTREAEVFCSLFEQTFPIVYTWCTQNLNFSMRVLQSNIILQMLNLLEGLVPPQIVETEEPSASKSVNGDMEDDEEKEKAEEIVLFTPEHLHKIYVFVLIWGFGSLFETNDRIKFDGYLKSNFREILELPKHPNNKPFVVFDFYVKQPGKWELWDDLVMNYQYPDTATPDYSTILVPIVDNVRINYLIHCIAKQGKAVLLLGEQGSAKTVMMKAYMKNANPEQFMGRSFNFSSATSPYQFQKTIESYVEKRSGMTFGPPGGKKMLVFIDDINLPQINEWGDQITNEIVRQTMSMGGFYSLEKPGDFTTIVDIQFLGAMGQPGGGRNDIPSRLKRQFAIFNCPLPNNESIDKIFKVIGEGHYNAKRGFAMEVRSLIKKIIPLTRELWMRTRQNLLPTPAKFHYVFSLRDLSRVWQGMVGTLPTVIESEKCLMLLWKHECSRVFSDRFTHQSDKDWFNKALYGVAEEILGMEYRKMMEREPVFVDFMRDAPEPTGEEGEDADMELPKVYEPVFDYNELRERLEMFLSQFNEMVRGSGMDLVFFPDAMFHLVKISRVIRHPRGNVMLVGVGGSGKQSLTKLSTFIAGYRSFQIALTRSYNVGNFLEDLKLLYRSCGVQGKGTTFIFTDLDIKEEGFLEYLNNILSSGVISNLFTKDEQQEIISELTPIMKRENQKRSLTNELVMEYFLNRTCQNLHVVLCFSPVSEAFRYRALRFPALISGCTIDWFQPWPKDALVSVADHFLAEFEIECTKEVKKELVTVLGTIQDVVSNVSVEYFQRFRRSSHVTPKSYLSFIGGYKTIYQMKQKELGDGALRMDTGLEKLREASISVEVLKKDLAVMEQDLALASEKADRVLTEVTERAMQAEIVKNQVQIVKEKAEALVAYIAEEKEKAELKLEAAKPALEEAEAALNTIKPAHIATVRKLGRPPHLIMRIMDCVLILFQRRLHPVISDTAAPCPKPSWAESLKMMASTTFLLQLQNYPKDIINNEMVEHLVPYFEMEDYNMDTAKRVCGDVAGLLSWTKAMAFFHSVNKEVLPLKANLMLQEARLKVAMDDLASAERQLEEREMSLRKVKEQYESAVSEKQQLTDAANVCLRKMTAATALINGLGGEKIRWTQQSKDFKEQLGRLVGDVVLATGFLSYCGPYNQEFRNSLLNTWMGILKSKQIPVTHDLNITNMLVENATISEWTLQGLPNDDLSVQNALIVTKSSSYPLLVDPQSQGKNWIKNKEGSNELQITSLNHKYFRTHLEDSLSLGRPLLIEDVGVELDPVIDNVLEKNFIKSGSIEKVIVGDKECDVMPGFMLYITTKLPNPAYSPEISAKTSIIDFTVTMQGLEDQLLGRVILMEKSDLEEERVALFESVMKNQRSMKELESNLLCRLTSSEGSLVDDEALIQVLQITKTTAEEVNEKLKVAEVTEKKIIKAREEFRAVAARGSILYFLIVEMSNVNLMYQNSLKQFLTIFDNSITKSTKSNVTEERINIILKYLTHEVWAFTLRSLYERHKALFTLMLAMKIDYQRELISHDEFMAFIKGGASLDLNAVTPKPFRWILDITWLNLVEISKLKTFSDVLSKISTNEKEWRVWYEKAKPEEEIIPSGYNDSLDVFRKLLLIRSWSPDRTLSQARKYIVDSLGPEYGEGRILNLETTWEESEPRTPLICILSIGSDPSTQIASLAKSKEIILKAVSMGQGQEIVARKMISDSMNEGGWVLLQNIHLSLPFCVEAMDALIETEHIQESFRLWLTTEVHTEFPIGLLQMAIKFTNEPPQGIRASMKRTYQNITQDTLDYSSLSQWPPLLYAVAFLHTIVQERRKFGPLGWNIPYEFNQADYAASVQFIQNHLDEIDPKKGISWPTICYMLGEVQYGGRVTDDFDKRLLTTFTNVWFCDVLLRPGFEFYKGYKVPQTRNLHGYVDYINQLPLTDTPEVFGLHGNADITYQINSAKDILDTILNVQPKEGGSQGGETRESIVYRLAEDMLEKLPKQYVSFEVRESLQKMGAFLPMNIFLRQEIDRIQRVIKTVHSTLCDLKLAIDGTIIMSQGLRESLDAMYDARIPQNWLKVSWESATLGFWYTELLEREQQYRIWLKNGRPNAFWMTGFFNPQGFLTAMRQEVTRSHKGWALDSVVLQNHITKLNKEDVHEGPAEGVYVYGLFLEGASLDRKSGKLIESKPKVLYEQMPVIYIFAINTTAGKDPRLYECPIYRKPQRTDAKYVGSIDFETDSNPRHWTLRGVALLCDIK